The Devosia sp. A16 genome includes a window with the following:
- the lpxD gene encoding UDP-3-O-(3-hydroxymyristoyl)glucosamine N-acyltransferase: MVDTRFHSSSGPISLGVVLSTLGRSVDVDEKRAAALVIHGAEELPLAGPNHLALAAQAEYREALADTTAGAVIVHPRFLSDVPRGAVAIVDERPHELFVDLLERLYPLGTRGVAMGMFEAGGAAPLIEEGVRIGANVVIGPGVEIGRNTVIGANTVIGRGVTIGRNAVIASNVSIECAYLGNNVVLHAGVRIGGEGFGWLGQGRSNRKIPQLGRVIVQDGVEIGANSTVDRGALGDTVVGEGTKIDNLVQIGHNSRIGRYCLIAGTCGIGGGTIIGDNVLVGGGAGTAGHLRIGNGSILSARCLVTKDVPAGARVGGYPAQDLKVWQREVAMLRRLNKRGQQ; this comes from the coding sequence ATGGTCGACACGCGCTTCCATTCTTCGTCGGGACCGATTTCGCTTGGCGTCGTGCTGTCGACGCTGGGCCGGTCGGTCGACGTCGACGAAAAACGCGCCGCCGCCCTGGTCATTCACGGGGCCGAAGAGTTGCCGCTCGCGGGTCCGAACCATCTGGCGCTGGCGGCACAGGCCGAGTATCGCGAGGCACTTGCCGACACGACAGCAGGAGCGGTGATCGTCCATCCCCGGTTCTTGTCCGATGTACCGCGCGGCGCGGTGGCCATTGTCGACGAGCGTCCGCATGAACTGTTTGTCGACCTGCTCGAGCGGCTCTATCCGCTTGGCACGCGCGGCGTCGCCATGGGAATGTTCGAGGCCGGCGGCGCGGCGCCGCTCATCGAGGAGGGTGTGCGCATCGGCGCCAATGTCGTCATCGGGCCCGGCGTAGAGATCGGCCGCAACACGGTGATCGGCGCCAATACGGTGATCGGGCGTGGCGTCACTATCGGGCGCAACGCCGTCATCGCCTCGAACGTGTCGATCGAGTGCGCCTATCTGGGCAACAACGTCGTGCTGCATGCCGGCGTACGGATCGGCGGTGAGGGTTTCGGCTGGCTCGGGCAGGGCCGCAGCAATCGCAAGATTCCGCAACTGGGCCGGGTCATCGTGCAGGATGGCGTCGAGATCGGCGCCAATTCGACGGTCGACCGTGGTGCGCTTGGCGACACCGTGGTCGGCGAAGGAACCAAGATCGATAATCTGGTCCAGATTGGCCACAACTCCCGCATCGGGCGATATTGCCTCATCGCCGGTACCTGCGGTATCGGCGGCGGCACGATCATTGGCGACAATGTGCTGGTCGGCGGCGGCGCCGGCACGGCGGGACATTTGCGCATCGGCAATGGCAGCATATTGTCGGCCCGGTGCCTGGTGACCAAGGATGTGCCGGCGGGCGCGAGAGTTGGCGGCTACCCTGCGCAGGATCTGAAAGTCTGGCAGCGCGAGGTAGCGATGTTGCGGCGACTGAACAAAAGGGGACAACAGTGA
- the bamA gene encoding outer membrane protein assembly factor BamA: MTNPKKLMRGVFVALALVAAPLAGVSSTFIGVDAAQAQQQRLISAVLFEGNSGFSDSQLLAMVNVAEQGSFTEAGLAADAESIRQAYVAKGYMGVTVTPRVEQSENGRSRITFVVNEGQRTGIAAINFTGNNSISSGTLKSIIRTHETSLLSWLFRDDTYSEDLLTVDRGLIELYYMNHGYPDAQVTSAVGEYDASRNAYFVNFTISEGERYKFGQIGVETSIPGLNPDAMTGAIRTGKGSTYSLADLQKSQEDLAFEATAQGYAFADVRPRVDRDVANSTFNVTYLVDEGARVYVERINISGNTKTRDAVIRRELDFGEGDPFNRSMVQRGKSRIEKLGFFKTVNFDMQQGSAPDKVVINITVDEQSTGDYGLTAGFDSNSGLLGEVSVTERNFLGRGQYVRAALSASESGNSIDFSFTEPRFMGLRVSAGFDAYHRVVGEKDSNVYGTTATGGQIRFGAPITTDLTGSVFVGLEQKVIEDSSTCDDDNNPNTPEVPCKRSEIVADGETYNKAWVGYSLTYNTLDDAKHPTEGLYATFTQQYLGWDYNLLKTEAKARYFMPLMSDWNVIGSVKAQAGYITSLDDNGVFPLEAFRGSSSLVRGFQSGGMGPKTNGSGEALGYTAYVGASAEIEFPIPVLPETYGVRGAVWADAALIDGNGSLGSATLNPNTVDENFKSSVGASIIWDSPFGPLRGDFAYVLNKATDDKTQVFSLTLQQLL, from the coding sequence ATGACGAACCCGAAAAAGCTGATGCGCGGTGTTTTTGTAGCGCTCGCCCTCGTGGCGGCGCCGCTCGCAGGCGTCAGCAGTACATTCATCGGCGTCGATGCGGCCCAGGCTCAACAACAGCGCCTCATTTCGGCGGTGCTGTTCGAGGGCAATAGCGGTTTCTCCGACTCCCAGTTGCTGGCGATGGTCAACGTGGCGGAGCAGGGGAGCTTCACCGAGGCCGGCCTCGCGGCTGACGCCGAGTCGATCCGGCAGGCTTATGTGGCCAAGGGCTACATGGGCGTGACGGTGACGCCGCGGGTCGAGCAGTCGGAGAATGGCCGGTCGCGCATCACCTTCGTGGTCAACGAAGGCCAGCGCACCGGTATCGCGGCGATCAACTTCACCGGCAACAACTCGATCAGCTCGGGCACCCTCAAGTCCATCATCCGGACGCACGAGACGAGCCTGTTGAGCTGGCTGTTCCGCGACGACACCTACAGCGAAGATCTGCTGACCGTCGATCGCGGGCTGATCGAGCTCTACTACATGAATCATGGTTATCCGGATGCGCAGGTCACTTCGGCCGTCGGCGAGTACGATGCCTCGCGCAACGCATATTTCGTGAACTTCACCATCTCCGAAGGTGAGCGGTACAAGTTCGGCCAGATCGGCGTCGAGACCTCGATCCCGGGCCTGAACCCCGACGCCATGACCGGCGCGATCCGCACCGGCAAGGGCAGCACCTATTCGCTGGCCGACCTGCAGAAGTCGCAGGAAGACCTGGCATTCGAGGCTACCGCTCAGGGCTATGCCTTTGCCGATGTGCGTCCGCGTGTCGATCGCGACGTGGCGAACAGCACGTTCAACGTCACCTACCTGGTCGACGAGGGCGCGCGCGTCTATGTCGAGCGCATCAACATCAGCGGCAACACCAAGACCCGCGATGCGGTGATCCGCCGTGAGCTGGACTTCGGTGAAGGCGACCCCTTCAACCGTTCGATGGTGCAGCGCGGCAAGTCGCGCATCGAGAAGCTCGGTTTCTTCAAGACCGTCAACTTCGACATGCAGCAGGGCAGTGCCCCCGACAAGGTGGTCATCAACATCACCGTCGACGAGCAGTCCACGGGTGACTATGGCCTGACGGCAGGTTTCGACTCGAACTCGGGCCTGCTGGGTGAAGTCTCGGTCACCGAGCGCAACTTCCTCGGTCGCGGCCAGTACGTCCGCGCCGCGCTGAGCGCGTCGGAGTCCGGCAACAGCATCGACTTCTCGTTCACCGAGCCGCGCTTCATGGGTCTGCGGGTTTCGGCCGGCTTCGACGCCTACCATCGTGTGGTCGGCGAGAAGGACAGCAATGTCTACGGCACGACTGCAACCGGTGGTCAGATCCGCTTTGGTGCTCCGATTACCACGGACCTGACTGGTTCGGTTTTCGTCGGTCTCGAGCAGAAGGTCATCGAAGATAGTTCGACGTGCGACGACGACAACAATCCGAACACGCCGGAAGTGCCGTGCAAGCGTTCTGAGATCGTTGCCGACGGCGAGACCTACAACAAGGCCTGGGTTGGCTACTCGCTGACCTACAACACGCTCGACGATGCGAAGCATCCGACCGAAGGCCTCTACGCGACCTTCACGCAGCAGTATCTGGGCTGGGACTACAACCTGCTGAAGACCGAGGCCAAGGCGCGTTACTTCATGCCGCTGATGTCGGACTGGAACGTCATCGGCAGCGTCAAGGCCCAGGCAGGGTACATCACTTCGCTCGACGACAACGGCGTGTTCCCGCTCGAAGCCTTCCGCGGCTCCAGTTCACTGGTGCGTGGCTTCCAGAGCGGTGGCATGGGCCCGAAGACCAATGGCTCGGGCGAGGCGCTTGGCTACACCGCTTACGTCGGGGCGTCGGCCGAGATCGAGTTCCCGATCCCTGTTCTGCCGGAGACCTACGGCGTGCGTGGTGCAGTGTGGGCTGATGCCGCCCTCATCGACGGCAATGGTTCGCTCGGCAGTGCTACGCTCAACCCGAACACCGTCGACGAGAACTTCAAGTCGTCGGTTGGTGCCTCGATCATCTGGGACAGCCCGTTCGGTCCGCTGCGTGGCGACTTCGCCTACGTGCTGAACAAGGCGACGGACGACAAGACCCAGGTGTTCTCGCTCACCCTGCAGCAGTTGCTGTAA
- the rseP gene encoding RIP metalloprotease RseP — protein MDFVFWLLSYVVPFLVVLTIIVFVHEMGHYLVARWNGIAIQAFSIGFGPELIGFNDRRGTRWKLSAIPLGGYVRFVGDMNAASMPDEDFIERAGPELSRQLFVNKNVWQRISVVVAGPVANIIFTLLVLYALLLGYGRYTIPAVLDAVPVESVAGQAGLAEGDRIVSVDGYGVRGFEDFQRLIATAPERQVSITFERGGRTQTVTAVPQAVTTTDRFGNSHRIGRLGVTKSIEQSDVVLYRPGPVEAIGMTFEEVRFIIDRTVAFLGDFFVGRGDVEQLGGPVKVAKVSGEVASLGIVALINLMALLSLNIGIFNLLPIPVLDGGHLMYYLAEAARGKPLSQRVQEIGNRFGLAVVFTLMIFTTFNDTILSYIRSLG, from the coding sequence ATGGACTTTGTTTTCTGGCTGCTTTCCTACGTGGTGCCGTTCCTGGTGGTGCTCACCATCATCGTGTTCGTGCACGAGATGGGGCACTATCTGGTGGCGCGCTGGAACGGCATCGCGATCCAGGCCTTCTCGATCGGGTTCGGTCCCGAGCTCATCGGCTTCAATGACAGGCGCGGCACGCGCTGGAAGCTCTCGGCGATTCCGCTTGGCGGCTATGTTCGATTCGTCGGCGACATGAATGCCGCGAGCATGCCGGACGAGGATTTCATCGAGCGCGCTGGGCCGGAGCTGAGCCGACAACTGTTCGTCAACAAGAACGTCTGGCAGCGTATTTCAGTGGTGGTCGCCGGCCCGGTCGCCAACATCATTTTCACGCTGCTGGTGCTCTATGCGCTGCTGCTCGGCTATGGGCGCTACACCATCCCGGCGGTGCTCGATGCCGTGCCGGTGGAATCGGTCGCCGGACAGGCGGGGCTCGCCGAGGGCGACCGGATCGTTTCGGTCGACGGCTACGGCGTGCGCGGCTTCGAGGATTTCCAGCGCCTGATCGCCACGGCGCCGGAGCGCCAGGTCAGCATCACCTTCGAACGTGGCGGACGTACGCAAACCGTCACAGCGGTACCCCAGGCAGTGACGACGACCGACCGGTTCGGCAACTCGCACCGTATCGGGCGCCTTGGGGTGACCAAGAGCATCGAGCAATCCGACGTCGTGCTCTATCGCCCCGGTCCTGTCGAAGCGATCGGCATGACCTTCGAGGAAGTCCGCTTCATCATCGATCGCACGGTGGCGTTCCTCGGCGACTTCTTCGTTGGTCGCGGCGACGTCGAACAGCTCGGCGGCCCGGTCAAGGTCGCCAAGGTTTCGGGCGAGGTTGCGAGCCTCGGCATCGTGGCCCTGATCAACCTGATGGCCTTGCTGTCGCTGAATATCGGCATCTTCAACCTGCTGCCGATCCCGGTGCTCGATGGCGGCCATCTGATGTACTACCTCGCCGAAGCGGCGCGGGGTAAGCCGCTCAGCCAGAGGGTTCAGGAGATCGGAAACCGCTTCGGGCTGGCCGTTGTCTTTACCCTGATGATCTTCACGACCTTCAACGACACGATCCTGAGCTACATCCGCAGCCTCGGGTGA
- a CDS encoding phosphatidate cytidylyltransferase: MSAPEDQGPQFNPLARRSWTDLGPRVASALVLLVMAGVGLYFGSYVFAALVAAVFAGCYREWERMVTLKPLGTLGGALIGLLVIAALIYPALGPLASLAAVAIAGVVAAFGSAGTRLWRIGGVVFYGIVIIALLTIRGEATWNQPGVFDAGLWAGLLLGCVIWATDTGAYFTGRQVGGEKLAPDISPSKTWSGAIGGFALGTLVGLVVWLLVAPQSPWWIGLALCAALSILGQVGDLAESAIKRRFRIKDSGDIIPGHGGLMDRLDSLTLSAIFLCAVGVLHSGLGAAASGFLIW; encoded by the coding sequence GTGAGCGCACCGGAGGACCAGGGTCCCCAGTTCAATCCGCTGGCCCGCCGGTCCTGGACGGATCTCGGCCCCCGGGTTGCTTCCGCCCTCGTGCTGTTGGTCATGGCTGGGGTAGGGCTCTATTTCGGTTCCTACGTGTTTGCCGCCCTGGTCGCTGCCGTCTTTGCCGGCTGCTATCGCGAATGGGAGCGGATGGTGACGCTGAAGCCCCTGGGGACGCTCGGCGGGGCGCTGATCGGGCTGCTGGTGATTGCCGCCCTGATCTATCCGGCACTGGGACCACTGGCCTCGCTGGCAGCGGTGGCGATCGCCGGTGTGGTGGCGGCGTTCGGCAGTGCCGGGACGCGGCTGTGGCGGATCGGCGGGGTGGTATTCTACGGGATCGTCATCATCGCGCTGCTCACTATCCGGGGCGAAGCGACCTGGAACCAGCCCGGCGTGTTCGACGCCGGACTGTGGGCAGGGCTGCTGTTGGGTTGTGTGATCTGGGCCACCGATACCGGCGCCTATTTCACCGGGCGACAGGTGGGGGGCGAAAAGCTGGCGCCGGATATCTCGCCGTCCAAGACCTGGTCCGGCGCCATTGGCGGCTTCGCACTGGGGACGCTGGTGGGGCTGGTGGTCTGGCTGCTGGTCGCGCCGCAATCGCCGTGGTGGATCGGGCTCGCGCTCTGCGCCGCGCTCAGCATCCTCGGGCAGGTGGGTGACCTGGCTGAGAGCGCCATAAAACGACGCTTCCGGATCAAGGATTCGGGCGACATCATTCCGGGGCATGGTGGCCTGATGGACCGGCTCGACAGCCTGACGCTGAGCGCGATCTTTCTGTGCGCCGTCGGCGTGCTGCACAGCGGCTTGGGCGCTGCGGCTTCGGGGTTCCTGATCTGGTGA
- a CDS encoding isoprenyl transferase, translating to MSADTAVATTPDEKPGLKIPAHLAVIMDGNGRWAKARGKLRTEGHVEGVKALRRLVDLSIRYGVKHLTVFSFSSENWSRPRDEVNFIFGLLHRFVASDLATLIQNNVRVRIIGTRSGLDEALSRLIDEVQSKTARNTGLELIVAFNYGGKSELTEATRAIARAVAAGNLRVEDITEETIARALYTSGTPDPDLIIRTSGEQRVSNFLLWQGAYSELVFVEENWPDFGEQVFLKALDEYSSRSRRFGGIESRSP from the coding sequence ATGTCCGCCGATACTGCCGTAGCAACGACGCCCGACGAAAAGCCCGGCCTCAAGATTCCTGCCCATCTGGCAGTCATCATGGATGGTAATGGCCGCTGGGCCAAGGCGCGCGGCAAGCTGCGGACCGAGGGACATGTCGAAGGCGTCAAGGCCCTCCGGCGTCTGGTCGATCTTTCGATCCGCTACGGTGTCAAGCACCTGACGGTGTTCAGCTTTTCCTCCGAAAACTGGAGCCGGCCGCGGGATGAGGTCAACTTCATCTTCGGCCTGCTGCATCGCTTCGTGGCGTCGGATCTGGCGACCCTGATCCAGAACAATGTCCGGGTCCGCATCATCGGCACGCGGTCCGGCCTAGACGAGGCGTTGAGCCGGCTGATCGACGAAGTGCAGTCCAAGACCGCCCGCAATACCGGGCTCGAGCTGATCGTCGCCTTCAACTATGGCGGCAAGTCCGAGCTGACCGAGGCCACCAGGGCGATTGCCCGGGCGGTAGCGGCCGGCAATCTCCGGGTCGAAGACATCACCGAAGAGACCATCGCGCGGGCGCTCTACACCTCCGGAACACCCGACCCCGACCTGATCATCCGGACCAGCGGCGAGCAGCGGGTTTCGAATTTCCTGCTCTGGCAGGGCGCCTATTCGGAACTGGTCTTCGTGGAGGAGAACTGGCCCGATTTCGGCGAGCAGGTCTTCCTCAAGGCGCTCGACGAGTACTCTTCGCGCAGCAGGCGCTTCGGCGGGATCGAGTCGAGGAGCCCGTGA
- the frr gene encoding ribosome recycling factor produces MAETFSLPALKDRMQKSIASLREELAGLRTGRASASLLEPVMVEAYGGRMPLNQVATVTVPEARMLSVQVWDRSLAGAVEKAIRNSGLGLNPAAEGVVIRVPLPELNEERRRDLTKVAHNYAEQARVAVRHIRRDGMDLLKKLEKDGDLSQDDSRKMGDQVQQATDAAVADIDNVLAVKEQEIMQV; encoded by the coding sequence ATGGCCGAGACATTCTCGCTCCCCGCACTCAAGGACCGGATGCAGAAGTCGATCGCCTCGCTCAGGGAGGAACTGGCTGGGCTGAGGACCGGCCGTGCCAGCGCCAGCCTGCTGGAGCCGGTGATGGTTGAGGCCTATGGTGGCCGCATGCCGCTCAACCAGGTGGCGACCGTCACCGTGCCGGAAGCGCGCATGCTCAGCGTGCAGGTGTGGGACCGCAGCCTCGCCGGCGCCGTCGAGAAGGCCATTCGCAATTCCGGCCTCGGGCTCAACCCGGCTGCCGAGGGTGTGGTGATCCGCGTGCCGCTGCCGGAACTCAACGAGGAACGTCGCCGCGACTTGACCAAGGTCGCGCACAATTATGCCGAGCAGGCCCGGGTCGCCGTGCGCCACATCCGCCGCGACGGCATGGACCTGCTCAAGAAGCTCGAGAAGGACGGCGACCTCAGCCAGGACGACAGCCGCAAAATGGGCGATCAGGTGCAGCAGGCGACCGACGCCGCCGTGGCCGATATCGACAATGTGCTGGCCGTCAAGGAACAGGAAATCATGCAGGTCTAG
- the pyrH gene encoding UMP kinase yields the protein MAKSAYKRILLKVSGEVLAGDQSFGIEPKFLHAMADQIAEVAKSGIQVAIVIGAGNIFRGMAVAAKGGDRVTSDLMGMLGTVINSLALGDAIEQKGLKVKVYSNVPMETVADTFTARDANLALSDGYVVVCAGGTGSPFFTTDTAAALKAIELRCDVLLKGTKVDGVYSEDPKKNPEAKRFETISHEEVIAKDLRVMDTAAFALARDNGLPIIVYALDDKEGLKGVLAGRAKSTRVG from the coding sequence ATGGCCAAATCCGCCTACAAACGGATTCTGCTGAAAGTCTCCGGCGAAGTGCTTGCCGGCGACCAATCCTTCGGCATCGAGCCGAAATTCCTCCACGCCATGGCCGATCAGATCGCGGAAGTCGCCAAGAGCGGCATCCAGGTGGCGATCGTCATCGGCGCCGGCAACATCTTCCGCGGCATGGCCGTGGCCGCCAAGGGCGGCGACCGTGTCACCAGCGACCTGATGGGGATGCTGGGCACGGTGATCAACTCGCTGGCGCTGGGCGACGCCATCGAGCAGAAGGGCCTCAAGGTCAAAGTCTACTCGAACGTGCCGATGGAGACGGTAGCCGATACGTTCACCGCCCGGGACGCCAACCTGGCGCTGAGCGACGGCTACGTCGTGGTGTGCGCCGGCGGGACCGGCAGCCCGTTCTTCACCACCGATACCGCGGCGGCGCTCAAGGCGATCGAGCTCAGATGCGACGTGCTGCTCAAGGGCACCAAGGTGGATGGGGTCTATTCCGAGGACCCCAAGAAGAATCCCGAGGCGAAGCGTTTTGAAACGATCAGCCATGAAGAAGTGATCGCCAAGGACCTCAGGGTCATGGATACGGCGGCCTTCGCGCTTGCCCGCGACAACGGCTTGCCGATAATTGTTTACGCGCTCGACGACAAGGAAGGCCTCAAGGGCGTCCTGGCCGGCCGGGCAAAGAGTACACGCGTCGGTTAA
- the tsf gene encoding translation elongation factor Ts has translation MAVSAQQVKELRELTGVGMMDCKKALEETGGDMEAAVDWLRTRGLAKAAKKAGRVAAEGLVGVSIDGTRGAIVEVNSETDFVARNDQFQTIVGNIAKLALDANGDVSKLSEMPYPGSGRSASAELTDAIAKIGENMNLRRTGTLTVKDGVIGSYVHNSVAPGLGKLGVIVGLESTGDKAALNALGKQLAMHIANTKPLSVSPDDIDQDVVARERAIFTEQARESGKPDAVIEKMIEGRVRKFYEEVTLLSQVFVIDGETKIADVVKNAEKDVGAPIKVTGFVAYALGEGIAKEETDFAAEVAATAGVK, from the coding sequence ATGGCTGTTTCCGCTCAGCAGGTTAAAGAGCTCCGCGAACTGACCGGCGTGGGGATGATGGACTGCAAGAAGGCCCTCGAAGAGACCGGTGGCGACATGGAAGCGGCAGTCGACTGGCTACGCACCCGTGGTCTGGCCAAGGCCGCCAAGAAGGCCGGCCGCGTGGCGGCCGAGGGCCTGGTCGGCGTGTCGATCGACGGCACCCGCGGCGCGATCGTCGAAGTCAACTCCGAGACCGACTTCGTTGCCCGCAACGACCAGTTCCAGACCATCGTCGGCAACATCGCCAAGCTCGCCCTCGACGCCAATGGCGACGTGAGCAAGCTCAGCGAGATGCCGTATCCGGGTTCGGGCCGCTCGGCTTCGGCCGAGCTGACCGACGCCATCGCCAAGATCGGCGAGAACATGAACCTGCGACGCACCGGCACGCTCACCGTCAAGGACGGCGTGATCGGTTCGTATGTGCACAACTCGGTGGCGCCGGGCCTCGGCAAGCTGGGCGTGATCGTCGGGCTCGAGTCGACCGGTGACAAGGCAGCGCTGAATGCCCTGGGCAAGCAGCTCGCCATGCACATCGCCAACACCAAGCCGCTGAGCGTGTCGCCGGACGATATCGACCAGGACGTGGTGGCGCGCGAGCGTGCCATCTTCACCGAGCAGGCCAGGGAGTCCGGCAAGCCGGACGCCGTGATCGAGAAGATGATCGAAGGCCGCGTGCGCAAGTTCTACGAGGAAGTGACGCTGCTCTCGCAGGTGTTCGTGATCGACGGCGAGACCAAGATCGCCGACGTGGTCAAGAATGCCGAGAAGGATGTCGGCGCCCCAATCAAGGTGACGGGCTTCGTCGCCTACGCGCTGGGCGAAGGCATCGCCAAGGAAGAGACCGACTTCGCCGCGGAAGTTGCCGCCACAGCCGGCGTGAAGTAA
- the rpsB gene encoding 30S ribosomal protein S2 — protein sequence MALPDFSMRQLLEAGVHFGHQKHRWNPKMERHIFGVRNDIHILDLSQTVPALQRALQLISDTVADGGRVLFVGTKRQAAPVVAEAARQSAQYYVNSRWLGGTLTNWQTISNSIARLRELEAQQAEGGHGLTKKELLLLSREQERLERDLGGIKDMGNLPNLLFVIDTNKEANAIKEAKRLGIPVIAIVDSNSDPDTVDFAIPGNDDAARALELYCSLVSRAAIDGIGRSAAGRGADLGASAEAPEEPALSAEDADTSSAN from the coding sequence ATGGCATTGCCCGATTTTTCCATGCGTCAGCTGCTCGAAGCAGGTGTTCACTTCGGCCACCAGAAGCACCGCTGGAACCCCAAGATGGAACGCCACATTTTCGGCGTTCGCAACGACATCCACATTCTCGACCTCAGCCAGACCGTTCCGGCCCTGCAGCGCGCGCTGCAGCTGATCTCGGACACCGTCGCTGACGGTGGTCGCGTGCTGTTCGTCGGCACCAAGCGCCAGGCCGCGCCGGTAGTGGCCGAGGCTGCCCGCCAGTCCGCCCAGTACTACGTCAACTCGCGCTGGCTCGGTGGTACGCTGACCAACTGGCAGACGATTTCGAACTCGATCGCCCGTCTGCGCGAGCTCGAGGCCCAGCAGGCCGAAGGCGGCCATGGCCTGACCAAGAAGGAGCTGCTGCTCCTCAGCCGTGAGCAGGAGCGTCTCGAGCGCGACCTGGGCGGCATCAAGGACATGGGCAACCTGCCGAACCTGCTGTTCGTGATCGACACCAACAAGGAAGCGAACGCCATCAAGGAAGCCAAGCGCCTCGGCATCCCGGTGATCGCCATCGTCGACTCGAACTCGGATCCCGACACCGTCGACTTTGCCATTCCGGGCAATGACGACGCGGCCCGCGCCCTCGAGCTCTACTGCTCGCTGGTGTCGCGTGCGGCCATCGACGGCATCGGCCGGTCGGCTGCCGGCCGTGGCGCTGACCTCGGCGCTTCCGCCGAGGCCCCGGAAGAGCCGGCGCTCAGCGCCGAAGACGCCGATACGTCGTCCGCCAACTAA
- a CDS encoding Imm27 family immunity protein, which yields MSADRPHLADKWIVDGTHVIASGDAGAIDELLANSLEEVASNDGGWRRLYRHRTGGHFWELSYPNSELQGGGPRRLVQLVLRRASDWS from the coding sequence ATGTCTGCAGATCGTCCCCACCTAGCTGACAAGTGGATTGTCGACGGCACCCATGTCATCGCGTCCGGAGATGCGGGGGCAATAGACGAACTCCTTGCGAACAGCCTCGAGGAAGTTGCGTCCAACGACGGCGGCTGGCGAAGGCTGTATCGTCATCGCACGGGCGGCCATTTTTGGGAGCTATCCTACCCAAACAGTGAGCTGCAAGGTGGCGGGCCGCGACGGCTGGTACAGCTGGTGCTACGCCGAGCCAGCGACTGGTCCTGA